In a genomic window of Methylovirgula sp. 4M-Z18:
- a CDS encoding MerR family transcriptional regulator, translating into MDQSSEPLVSIQEIARRTGVAASALRYYERLDLIRSERQCGGHRRYRQSTLRRVEYLTLAQRAGFTLEEIAEHLALLPIDQSPAKKDWEQLKPKWMTRIDQRLAELQQLKIDMERCTGECGS; encoded by the coding sequence ATGGACCAGAGCTCGGAACCCCTCGTTAGCATCCAGGAGATCGCACGGCGCACCGGCGTGGCCGCATCAGCTTTGCGGTATTACGAACGGCTCGACCTGATCCGTTCGGAGCGGCAATGCGGCGGTCATCGGCGTTACCGACAATCGACACTTCGCAGGGTGGAATATCTCACGCTTGCGCAGCGTGCCGGCTTTACGCTCGAGGAAATCGCCGAGCATTTGGCCCTGCTGCCAATCGATCAATCGCCCGCCAAGAAAGATTGGGAACAACTCAAACCCAAATGGATGACGCGTATCGACCAAAGGCTTGCCGAGCTCCAGCAGCTTAAGATCGATATGGAACGCTGCACAGGCGAGTGCGGATCATAG
- a CDS encoding GntR family transcriptional regulator encodes MDGGDVSGKRSLIRSGTTVDQMVRAIGDRIVTGSLRPGEKLDEASLAARFDVSRTPVREALGQLSAMGLVERRPNRGAIVAMVTQEYLASMFESMAELEAICARFSAERMTGGERRSLEMEHQASARLVQLGAEEDYEYFNTEFHTRLYRGAHNTHIYDMTVTTRSRLAPFRRAQFMLQGRLAKSWQEHDVIVTAIMRGDGAAAGKAARDHVSIVSEASAVFVVGDRARANA; translated from the coding sequence ATGGACGGAGGAGATGTGTCGGGAAAGCGCAGCTTGATCAGGTCGGGGACGACCGTGGATCAAATGGTACGGGCGATTGGTGACCGCATCGTCACCGGCTCTCTGCGCCCCGGCGAAAAGCTCGACGAGGCCTCGCTCGCTGCGCGCTTCGACGTCTCACGGACGCCCGTCCGAGAAGCGCTCGGCCAGTTGAGCGCCATGGGGCTGGTCGAAAGGCGGCCCAACAGGGGCGCGATCGTCGCCATGGTGACGCAGGAATATCTCGCTTCGATGTTCGAAAGCATGGCCGAGTTGGAAGCAATCTGCGCGCGCTTCTCGGCCGAGCGCATGACCGGTGGCGAACGCCGTTCGCTCGAAATGGAGCACCAGGCATCTGCACGGCTGGTGCAGCTCGGTGCTGAAGAGGACTATGAATATTTCAACACCGAGTTCCACACTCGGCTCTATCGCGGTGCCCACAACACGCACATCTACGACATGACCGTGACGACCCGCAGCCGGCTGGCGCCTTTTCGGCGTGCGCAGTTCATGCTGCAAGGTCGGCTGGCCAAATCCTGGCAGGAGCATGATGTGATCGTCACCGCGATCATGCGCGGCGACGGCGCAGCGGCAGGCAAGGCCGCCAGGGATCATGTCTCGATCGTCAGCGAGGCGAGCGCCGTGTTCGTTGTTGGCGATCGTGCGAGAGCCAATGCCTGA
- a CDS encoding BMP family ABC transporter substrate-binding protein has translation MTERFMFSRRDLLKTTAAGAAVGLASATFPIGRARAASAAVGFIYVGPKDDYGYNQAHAEGAAALKSVTGISVVEEENVPETVDVQKTMESMINLDGASLIFPTSFGYFDPHMLAMCAKFPNVQFRHCGGMWTKDKHPMNAGSYFGYIGMGQYLNGVVAGHTTKSKKLGFVAAKPIPQVLLNINSFLLGARAVDPAITCQVIFTGEWSLAVKEAEATNALIDQGADVITCHVDSPKVVVERAAGRGAFVCGYHANQSPLAPEKYLTGAEWNWAKVYKMFVDDLIGGKPLPNFTRGGLADGFVKMSPLGPAVSEAARKQFDSTQAEMMKGGFSVIKGPLKSNKGVVVATEGQAFVETAIELESMNYLVEGVIGSTA, from the coding sequence ATGACCGAGAGATTCATGTTTAGCCGCCGCGATCTGCTCAAGACCACCGCCGCCGGAGCGGCGGTCGGTCTGGCCTCGGCAACGTTTCCGATCGGGAGGGCACGCGCCGCCTCAGCCGCCGTCGGCTTCATCTATGTCGGCCCGAAGGACGATTACGGCTACAACCAGGCGCATGCCGAGGGCGCTGCGGCGCTGAAATCTGTCACGGGCATTTCCGTCGTCGAGGAAGAGAATGTTCCTGAGACCGTCGATGTCCAGAAGACGATGGAATCGATGATCAACCTCGACGGTGCCTCGCTGATCTTCCCGACCTCCTTCGGCTATTTCGATCCGCACATGCTGGCCATGTGTGCCAAGTTCCCGAACGTGCAATTCCGCCATTGCGGCGGCATGTGGACCAAGGACAAACACCCGATGAATGCCGGTTCCTACTTCGGCTATATCGGCATGGGCCAGTATCTCAACGGAGTCGTCGCCGGTCACACCACCAAGAGCAAGAAGCTCGGCTTCGTCGCCGCCAAGCCGATCCCGCAGGTCCTGCTCAACATCAATTCCTTCCTGCTCGGCGCGCGCGCGGTCGACCCGGCGATCACCTGCCAGGTGATCTTTACCGGCGAATGGTCACTGGCGGTCAAGGAGGCTGAGGCGACCAACGCGCTGATCGACCAGGGCGCTGACGTCATTACCTGCCATGTCGACAGCCCCAAGGTCGTGGTCGAGAGGGCAGCCGGCCGTGGCGCCTTCGTCTGCGGCTACCACGCCAACCAGAGCCCGCTGGCGCCCGAAAAATATCTGACCGGCGCCGAGTGGAACTGGGCCAAGGTCTACAAGATGTTCGTCGACGACCTCATCGGCGGTAAGCCGCTGCCCAATTTCACGCGCGGCGGCCTGGCCGACGGCTTCGTCAAGATGAGCCCGCTCGGTCCCGCCGTCAGCGAAGCGGCCCGCAAGCAGTTCGACAGCACGCAGGCCGAAATGATGAAGGGCGGCTTCTCGGTCATCAAAGGACCCTTGAAAAGCAACAAGGGGGTCGTCGTCGCGACCGAAGGCCAGGCCTTTGTGGAGACTGCTATCGAGCTCGAAAGCATGAACTATCTCGTTGAGGGTGTCATCGGCTCGACCGCTTGA
- a CDS encoding ABC transporter permease, protein MKDMVSSAGVPAILGATGTRSAVEWIARRAEAFVIPITALIVGTVLFSLFITLVGKSPAQLYETMWRGGFASWFSIQNSLSRGAPLLLAALCVALPARLGLVVIGGEGAIVLGGVAAAAIGVALNGAPAFLVILLMGVGGVVAGGIWIGAVGALRHYRAVNETISSLLMAYIAIALMNHLVEGPLRDPASLNKPSTQPLADIYRIGNIPGMEVHWGLVVGILACILSWLLIEKTRWGFAARIAGGNVRAAQVQGLAVGPLIVGFTALAGGCAGLAGMLEVAAVQGSANGSLAAGYGYTGILVAFLARHNPLAIIPVAILLGGIDASGGLIQRRMDLPDATVLVLQGMLFIVILFSETFYGRFKLFNPDLWQRSA, encoded by the coding sequence ATGAAGGACATGGTGAGCAGCGCCGGCGTGCCGGCCATCCTCGGCGCCACGGGGACGAGGTCGGCGGTCGAATGGATCGCCCGGCGGGCGGAGGCCTTTGTCATTCCGATCACCGCGTTGATCGTTGGCACCGTGCTGTTCAGCCTGTTCATAACGCTGGTCGGCAAGTCGCCGGCCCAGCTCTATGAGACGATGTGGCGCGGCGGCTTCGCTTCCTGGTTCTCGATCCAGAACTCGCTGTCGCGTGGCGCGCCGCTCCTGCTAGCCGCGCTCTGCGTGGCGCTGCCCGCGCGCCTTGGCCTGGTGGTCATCGGCGGCGAAGGCGCGATCGTGCTCGGCGGCGTTGCTGCCGCCGCCATTGGCGTGGCGCTGAACGGCGCTCCGGCTTTTCTTGTGATTTTGCTCATGGGGGTGGGGGGCGTGGTCGCCGGCGGCATCTGGATCGGTGCCGTCGGCGCACTCCGTCATTACCGGGCCGTCAACGAAACCATCTCCAGCCTGCTGATGGCTTACATTGCCATCGCCCTCATGAACCATCTGGTGGAAGGACCACTGCGCGATCCGGCCTCGCTCAACAAGCCCTCGACCCAACCGCTGGCCGACATCTACCGCATCGGCAACATTCCCGGGATGGAAGTGCATTGGGGCCTCGTCGTCGGCATCCTCGCCTGCATCCTGTCCTGGCTGCTGATCGAAAAGACCCGCTGGGGTTTTGCCGCCCGTATCGCCGGCGGCAATGTCAGGGCTGCGCAGGTCCAGGGGCTCGCGGTCGGCCCCTTGATCGTCGGCTTCACCGCGCTCGCCGGCGGTTGCGCCGGCCTCGCCGGCATGCTGGAAGTCGCGGCCGTGCAAGGCAGCGCCAACGGCTCGTTGGCCGCTGGCTATGGCTACACCGGCATCCTCGTCGCCTTCCTCGCCCGCCACAATCCGCTTGCGATCATCCCCGTCGCGATCCTGCTCGGCGGCATCGATGCATCCGGCGGACTGATCCAGCGGCGCATGGACCTGCCGGACGCGACGGTACTGGTGCTGCAAGGCATGCTGTTCATCGTCATCCTGTTCAGCGAGACCTTCTACGGTCGCTTCAAGCTCTTCAACCCCGACCTCTGGCAAAGGAGCGCCTGA